From a single Xanthobacter dioxanivorans genomic region:
- a CDS encoding 2Fe-2S iron-sulfur cluster binding domain-containing protein, whose translation MSWAFRVTLERPDGVWSFEAPDNEYLLYSLIDAGLESPMICEQGWCLACAARLIEGEVDTSGALTHYPEDDAAGFVLICSALPRSDLVLRQHETETRREMTQMRIAHNLLARAFPSGKRSGHRRGRAQGVQNAE comes from the coding sequence ATGAGCTGGGCATTCAGGGTCACACTGGAACGGCCGGACGGTGTCTGGTCGTTCGAGGCGCCGGACAACGAGTATCTGCTCTACTCGCTTATCGATGCGGGGTTGGAGAGCCCGATGATTTGCGAGCAGGGCTGGTGCTTGGCTTGCGCCGCGCGGCTGATCGAAGGCGAAGTCGATACCTCGGGCGCACTCACCCACTATCCGGAGGATGATGCGGCTGGCTTTGTCCTGATCTGCTCTGCGCTGCCGCGGTCGGACCTTGTGCTGCGGCAGCATGAAACGGAGACCCGCCGCGAAATGACCCAGATGCGCATCGCCCACAACCTCCTGGCCCGTGCCTTTCCCTCCGGAAAGCGATCGGGGCATCGGCGCGGTCGGGCACAGGGAGTTCAGAACGCGGAATGA